TTCCAAAGGTTTGATTTAGAATTATATTTATACCCCTTGTTTTTGTTaatttaatttgattaataaatatgGATGATGATCTGATTAGGATAACCCATCGGATAAAGATGTAAACCAAGGAACATTGGTTGTTTTTAATTTGGACCCGTCTGTTTCATGTGAAGATCTTCTTCAAATCTTTGGGGCATATGGTGAGGTGAAAGAGGTAATGGTTTTCCTTTTTTAAGACTTTTAAGTGTAGTGTTTGATATGATGCAAAGAGGTAATGTAATCTCACCCATTCCGTTACCTTATTTATTCCATTACCTCTTCATTtatgattccattccattccagaTACGGGAGACACCGCATAAAAGGCACCATAAATTCATAGAATATTATGATGTTAGAGCAGCAGAAGCTGCACTCAGATCTCTAAACAGGAGTGACATAGCCGGGAAACGCATAAAGCTTGAACCTAGTCGCCCTGGTGGCGCCCGCCGAAAGTAATTAATTTCCCTTCCATTTCCAATTTTACCCTTGtttctaaaaaattaaaaacatttaatgattcttcttctttcttatATTAATGAACACAATCAGCTTGATGTTGCAACTAAATCAAGAACTTGAGCAAGATGACACGCGGAGTTTCAGGCTCCAGGTAGGCACCTCGATTGCCAGCTCACCGCCAGGTGTGTGGCCACAATTTGGCAGTCCAATAGAACGACACGGTCACAGTCCTGTACAAAATCTTAGCCACAGTTTACCTGGATTGGCTTCAATCTTGCATCCACAAGTACAACCAACAAGAATAGCATTACCACCAATTGGTAAAGACCATTATGGAAGAAGTAATTATACTCAGTTTGATCAAATGTTTTCGAATGGGAATTCATCATCAAACAATGGATCTGTTTTTCAACAGTCTCGTTCGCTGCAAGGGACAGGGACAGGGACGATATCGTCATTTGGTGCTTCGAGCTCGACCACTTCAGGAATCGAAACTTTATCTGGTGCACAGTTTCTGTGGGGAAGTCCTACCCCAACCACCAGTCAACCACCACCCATGGTTCAAACTCAACCTTTTGCTAAAGGGTTGACCACTCATGGGTTTAGCCTCccagggcaaaatggtcatttccaCCATGTCGGATCGGCTCCATCCAGGATGATTCCATTTGGTGGTGGTCGACATCATCATGATTTCATGAGTCATTCAGCTTTTGGTGGCCAAATGGATCGCGGTTTCTTGAATTCTCATGGATCTGTGAACAACATTATGGAAAACAGTTCATCGCCTAGTTTCAGCAACATGTCAATGTCATCTCCCAGGGTATTCCTTGGAAATGGGCTGAATTACTCTGGAATAGGATCTATGAATAATGATAATAATGTAGAAAGCATGGCCATGGccatgaacatgaacatgaacggAGGAGGGCGGAATCGAAATGGAAACCAGCTGCAGATGCAGATGGACAACAAGAAACAGTTTCAGCTTGATCTTGATAAGATCAAGAGTGGAGAAGATACTCGAACGACTTTAATGATAAAAAATATCCCTAATAAGTATACTTCAAAGATGTTGCTAGCTTCCATTGATGAAATTCATAGTGGTACTTACGATTTTCTCTACCTGCCAATCGATTTCAAGGTATAAATTTTCtaccatttttttaaaaaaaaattaaatttaaatttaatgttGCTGGCTGTTTTTGTTTGATGCGCAGAACAAATGTAATGTTGGGTATGCGTTTATCAACATGCTTTCACCGATGCATATAATCCCGTTCTACCAggtcttttctttttcttttcttttctgaaGACCATTTAGTTGAGTTGCGTAAATATTAAAGATTAATTGTTGGTTGTGTTAAGGCGTTCGATGGGAAAAAGTGGGAGAAGTTCAATAGTGAAAAAGTAGCATCATTGGCATATGCTCGAATCCAAGGGAAGGCAGCACTTGTCACCCATTTTCAGAATTCCAGTTTGATGAATGAAGATAAGCGATGCAGGCCTATTCTTTTCCATTCTGAGGACGTTGATGTTGATCAGGTAACAGTAACACATAACAATGAATACCTTTTTCCTTAAATGTTTTTGAGTATAATATGATTATTAGGGTTTTTGTGTGTGTTATATGCCAATTACAGGATCCACTGGACCCGACACCATTTTGAAGCAAGTAGTGCAAAAACGTATGTTGAATCgtacatatatgtttattataatataCAACAAGTACACCAAAAGCAAAACCAAAAAACTAGGTGTGGATTGTGTGTGTTGCTATTTTGTGAAGAaaagaatgaaagaaaatgaATGTTTTGGTAGTAGATATTATAAAGAGGTGAATGGCCTAGAAAATGTATAGGTGGAGATAATCTCCTGTTTTTCACCTCTACACTTCATTTTGGGTTTCTTTTGTTAACAAATTTGAAGTCATATTTTGGGGGGGCAATTGTATAGTGGAAAAGGAAAACTTTATAACTTTCTATCTCTTGTGTTTGATATTAATGACAGAAAATCAGTGTGTTGTGTTGTTTGTGATGATTGATACTCCCTCCAGCTTCGTATCTCTTGCTTTTTTAATTCCTTACCATCATCTATCAAACAACATTTACAATCATACACAACTTGTTTATGATTACATTACAttagtataatcaaaataagaacaaacaagaTGGAACCACATTGTCATTTGGATAATACATATCGCTAAATGCTTGGCAACAACTACGTAGTACATGCATCTATATCTACAAACAAAGAAAAATCTTATTCTGAGTTTCTAAACTATTTAATTAACTGTACAGTGCAAAAAACAATCTATATTAAAACACTAACTACACTACACTAGTGATGTATTATTGTAAGATAATTTGGAGGTGTAATTGAGAAATTAATAaggcacattgttaccaaatctGTTAGCAATAATTGGACGCACATCTTCAACGTGAAGCAGAGACTCAAGGAATGGTAGTAACGAAATTAGGGCACAATCTGATGGATCATCAAACCAACTCTTGATTGGAATCCCATTATTCACTTGCAATCTAAAAACCTGAAactcaaacaaacaaacaaacctttTATTAGACAAAATTTTCATCCCTTATCAATCTGATTATAATAAGCATTCTATTTGTACCTGTGGAGAATTGTCAATTATGACAATTTTGGCAAGATCAACACCTAAAACCGTTAAATCCTTTGTATAACTTCCATCTGTAAAGATACATGAATCTCTATAAGCTCTACGAGAGATCATCTTCCCATCTGGATCCAGTATATCAACAAGCTGTTTTGCATAAATGCTTTGACTGGCTGTGaatatcacaatatcaaacatTTCCGACACtttttccaaaaatgcccttagGTAAGGTCTCTCTTTCACATACACAGTATGCTCCTTCAAACTAGAAACTACTTGAAAACTGAAGTCTGCATCCTTACACTGTTCCAGTGAAGAGTGGACAAGTGTTTCTGTTTGTACATCAATTAATTcaaacaaattaaaacatttcacATGAAAattatcaataaaaaaaaatcattttttttaccaTCTAAATCAAGAACTAGGGTGACAGATTTCGTTTCCCTTGATGATTCCTGGGGAATTTCTGTAAAATCAAGAAAATTCCTGATGAACATTTGTGGATTCAAGCACTCTAATGGATCCCATTCTGGAAAAGAATTCATATCATATTCATATTCCTTTAATTGATGGATTGCCACAAATATGCTTGATTCTTCTGAAGCAATGACAGGTTTTGGATGTGTGTTACTACTATCGTCTTCATGTTGACTGTTTGACTCGATGCTATCTTCAAGAAAAGGAAGAAGCATATACTCATCAAAACAAAATCTGCTCAAGTCATCACGTTCATAGTCAAGTAAGCATGTAGCCTCAGAAATGGTGGTATATGCAGAATTTCTTTCATTGCGTGAGCTAGACACAATCATATCAGAAATGAGAAAATCTGACACGTTGATATTTGGTTCAATGTCAATGTCAATGGACTCCAGTATAGGTGAAAAGATTGTTTCTATGGTTGATGTGTGATCCTGCAATTGAAAATACCATAAATGTAAGCAATCCTGATTCTAGGGTTATGAACAGAAAATGGTTAAAAAGACTTGAAAAAATATCATGGTTTGAATGTTTTACCATGCTATAAACTACGCCAGCATTACTTGAAGGTGATATATGCTTCTGAAATTGAAGAATTTCTTCATCTACTATTTCACAACAGTTGGTTTCATCACTTCTTATTTCCTGATTGTTAGATGTAAAAGTATCAAGTTCTGCTTCTTCATTCTGAAAATTCCGGGCATGAGAGAAAGAGTTCTTGGATATCTTGCTTGATTTTTGACAGACATGAAGACCACGATTTTCTTTTAGAGAGTCTCCTGATGATTTCGTCTTCATCTTTAGTGATGGCATTTGATTTGTATCTTTGATGTATATCACGATCTTGACTCAAAAAAATCAATCACTAAATGTCTGCAAAAGAACGTTTTTAGATAGGAATAAAGCAGGAATAAGAATAGTTGAATCTCAAATCAACAATCAATCATACTATCAGCTCAAAGCAACTCAACCAGCTAAGAAACAAAAGAAAATGGCGGAAAATCTGAATTAAGAGAAAAGGCATATATTTCGATATGTagatctaattttttttttcagatatcTGTATCATGTATGTGAGTCGTTCCTTACTTCGTAATCATGATCCAGTGCCTTAAAACATAACATTCAATCACAATTAACAAAATCCGAATTCTAATTTCAACAAAACATCATTCCAAATCAAAGTCAACACACGGAATTCACTAGATACACACAACTGATTAGAAAGAAGATGATCATagataaaatatgatttttgaagAAAATAGCAATTCACAAAAGTAAGCAAAACCTAGAAGAATTCTACACTTTAATCGAGACCACGCTGGTTTATGAGGCTGAATCAACAGCAATGAACTCCAAATTcatatatgcatatacatatatgCCTTGATTTAGATACATAACAAGAATTACTTACAGAATTTTAATACTGCTCGAGTGATTTGAACTAATGAAGATGAAGATCATACACGTTATCAATTTCAACAGTAAAATCAATCCTCGGTTATCTTACCTGTGTAGCAAAATCAAATCCATGTCCTCTCTCTCCCCCACTGTTTGACgcgcttctctctctctctctctctctctctctctctctctctctctccatatataAGAAGCGGGTTTAAAAATTCATTTAAGCCCCACTAGTTTTGGAAGAATGCAATATAGTCCTTACGAAATCAGTATTGTTATAAAACAAGAGAAATACAAAACCAAAGTGCATTTCCAATGCCACgtgtaataaaaaataattcatcTTTATGTAATGAATGAAGTAGTATTTTTCTTAACTATCAGTTTGGAAA
The genomic region above belongs to Lactuca sativa cultivar Salinas chromosome 4, Lsat_Salinas_v11, whole genome shotgun sequence and contains:
- the LOC111914696 gene encoding protein MEI2-like 2 gives rise to the protein MIKSMDFSKAVGSRATGMLSGSDTYHASNDATFFSSSLPVLPHDKCVKGNGLLEDMEDHGIGSLLPDEDELLSGMMDGLDLNLNPFPNHESDEIDLFGSGGGMELEMDPESESDNLNFNMSKVSHGDGIISSNGMSQYMNGVGSGTVAGEHPYGEHPSRTLFVRNINSNVEDLELQMLFEQYGDIRTLYTACKHRGFVMISYYDIRAARTAMRALQNKPLRRRKLDIHYSIPKDNPSDKDVNQGTLVVFNLDPSVSCEDLLQIFGAYGEVKEIRETPHKRHHKFIEYYDVRAAEAALRSLNRSDIAGKRIKLEPSRPGGARRNLMLQLNQELEQDDTRSFRLQVGTSIASSPPGVWPQFGSPIERHGHSPVQNLSHSLPGLASILHPQVQPTRIALPPIGKDHYGRSNYTQFDQMFSNGNSSSNNGSVFQQSRSLQGTGTGTISSFGASSSTTSGIETLSGAQFLWGSPTPTTSQPPPMVQTQPFAKGLTTHGFSLPGQNGHFHHVGSAPSRMIPFGGGRHHHDFMSHSAFGGQMDRGFLNSHGSVNNIMENSSSPSFSNMSMSSPRVFLGNGLNYSGIGSMNNDNNVESMAMAMNMNMNGGGRNRNGNQLQMQMDNKKQFQLDLDKIKSGEDTRTTLMIKNIPNKYTSKMLLASIDEIHSGTYDFLYLPIDFKNKCNVGYAFINMLSPMHIIPFYQAFDGKKWEKFNSEKVASLAYARIQGKAALVTHFQNSSLMNEDKRCRPILFHSEDVDVDQDPLDPTPF
- the LOC111914697 gene encoding uncharacterized protein LOC111914697 codes for the protein MPSLKMKTKSSGDSLKENRGLHVCQKSSKISKNSFSHARNFQNEEAELDTFTSNNQEIRSDETNCCEIVDEEILQFQKHISPSSNAGVVYSMDHTSTIETIFSPILESIDIDIEPNINVSDFLISDMIVSSSRNERNSAYTTISEATCLLDYERDDLSRFCFDEYMLLPFLEDSIESNSQHEDDSSNTHPKPVIASEESSIFVAIHQLKEYEYDMNSFPEWDPLECLNPQMFIRNFLDFTEIPQESSRETKSVTLVLDLDETLVHSSLEQCKDADFSFQVVSSLKEHTVYVKERPYLRAFLEKVSEMFDIVIFTASQSIYAKQLVDILDPDGKMISRRAYRDSCIFTDGSYTKDLTVLGVDLAKIVIIDNSPQVFRLQVNNGIPIKSWFDDPSDCALISLLPFLESLLHVEDVRPIIANRFGNNVPY